Proteins found in one Primulina eburnea isolate SZY01 chromosome 16, ASM2296580v1, whole genome shotgun sequence genomic segment:
- the LOC140817169 gene encoding SPX domain-containing protein 1-like, giving the protein MAKETRHNPTRKSAHFGQNKRNICMPKVMKFWKILRNLINQTLPDWKDKFLSYKELKQHLNLIYPNKENDILGNERPNKRPRTSHEHGSRQTVEAVNEFLNLLHAEINKFNKFVMNKEEGYIIKLQMLKDDVAEARCSTVELMKIGRKMVDFHGEMILLENYSALNYIGLVKILKKHDKRSNGDHLIRLGFVQIILQQPFLRTQVIKDLVKECESMIIYHIFSGHQHQEPAAPSICRVRGGCVEDISDEELGEMENMYLRLTISALRALKKIRSGSSTLGIFSMPPTKDCDHD; this is encoded by the exons ATGGCGAAAGAAACAAGGCACAATCCGACAAGGAAATCAGCACATTTTGGTCAAAACAAGAGGAATATTTGCATGCCAAAAG TCATGAAGTTTTGGAAGATTTTGAGAAATCTAATCAACCAGACGTTGCCTGATTGGAAAGACAAGTTTTTATCCTACAAAGAATTGAAGCAGCATCTGAATCTCATCTATCCAAACAAAGAAAACGATATTCTTGGAAACGAGAGGCCGAACAAGAGGCCCCGGACGAGCCATGAGCACGGTAGTCGTCAGACGGTGGAAGCCGTAAATGAGTTTCTGAATCTTCTGCACGCGGAGATCAACAAGTTTAACAAGTTTGTGATGAACAAAGAGGAAGGGTACATTATCAAATTGCAG ATGTTGAAAGACGATGTTGCCGAGGCACGATGTTCGACGGTGGAGCTGATGAAAATAGGAAGGAAGATGGTGGATTTTCATGGAGAGATGATTCTACTAGAGAACTACAGTGCTCTCAACTACATAGGACTGGTGAAAATCTTAAAGAAGCACGACAAGAGAAGCAACGGGGATCATCTGATTCGACTGGGCTTCGTCCAGATAATCTTGCAACAGCCATTCTTGAGGACGCAGGTGATAAAGGATTTGGTCAAGGAATGCGAGTCGATGATCATTTACCACATCTTTTCAGGTCACCAGCACCAGGAACCTGCAGCCCCGAGTATCTGCAGAGTACGCGGCGGCTGCGTCGAAGATATTTCCGATGAAGAGCTTGGTGAGATGGAAAACATGTATCTCAGGCTTACTATATCAGCCTTGAGGGCTCTGAAGAAGATCAGGAGTGGAAGCTCCACTCTCGGCATCTTCTCCATGCCTCCGACGAAGGACTGTGATCACGACTGA
- the LOC140816798 gene encoding uncharacterized protein isoform X3 gives MLCWSKSIPSWISHLLACMGGCLGCCVKPPLVISVDEPSKGLKIQGQRVKKHNLTEDFWSTSSGTMDHSAFQSHRSISSISTSNQTFDAHSSAGSSNHPSDFVNPGLLLWNQTRQQWIGNKRSQKHVQEPKLSWNATYESLLGTNKPFPQPIPLAEMVDFLVDVWEQEGLFD, from the exons ATGCTGTGCTGGAGTAAATCGATCCCCTCTTGGATTTCGCATCTACTTGCATGCATGGG AGGTTGCCTAGGATGTTGTGTCAAACCACCACTTGTGATTTCTGTGGATGAACCATCCAAAGGTCTGAAAATTCAAGGTCAACGAGTAAAGAAACATAATTTGACAGAGGATTTCTGGAGCACCAGTTCAGGTACCATGGACCATAGTGCCTTCCAGTCCCATAGAAGTATCTCGTCAATCAGTACTTCAAATCAAACCTTTGATGCTCACAGCAGTGCTGGCAGTTCAAACCACCCTTCCGATTTTGTTAATCCTG GTCTTCTTCTCTGGAatcaaacaagacaacagtggATTGGAAATAAGCGATCTCAAAAGCATGTACAAGAACCAAAATTGAG TTGGAATGCAACGTATGAAAGTTTGCTTGGGACCAACAAGCCTTTCCCCCAGCCTATCCCATTGGCG GAAATGGTGGATTTTCTGGTGGATGTGTGGGAACAAGAGGGGCTTTTCGATTGA
- the LOC140816798 gene encoding uncharacterized protein isoform X2 → MLCWSKSIPSWISHLLACMGSVFSKSLSLCVWMMMLGFSNLHSVFSTEAQGCCVKPPLVISVDEPSKGLKIQGQRVKKHNLTEDFWSTSSGTMDHSAFQSHRSISSISTSNQTFDAHSSAGSSNHPSDFVNPGLLLWNQTRQQWIGNKRSQKHVQEPKLSWNATYESLLGTNKPFPQPIPLAEMVDFLVDVWEQEGLFD, encoded by the exons ATGCTGTGCTGGAGTAAATCGATCCCCTCTTGGATTTCGCATCTACTTGCATGCATGGGGTCAGTTTTCTCCAAGTCTCTCTCTTTATGTGTGTGGATGATGATGTTGGGATTCTCCAATCTCCATTCTGTGTTTAGTACAGAAGCACAAG GATGTTGTGTCAAACCACCACTTGTGATTTCTGTGGATGAACCATCCAAAGGTCTGAAAATTCAAGGTCAACGAGTAAAGAAACATAATTTGACAGAGGATTTCTGGAGCACCAGTTCAGGTACCATGGACCATAGTGCCTTCCAGTCCCATAGAAGTATCTCGTCAATCAGTACTTCAAATCAAACCTTTGATGCTCACAGCAGTGCTGGCAGTTCAAACCACCCTTCCGATTTTGTTAATCCTG GTCTTCTTCTCTGGAatcaaacaagacaacagtggATTGGAAATAAGCGATCTCAAAAGCATGTACAAGAACCAAAATTGAG TTGGAATGCAACGTATGAAAGTTTGCTTGGGACCAACAAGCCTTTCCCCCAGCCTATCCCATTGGCG GAAATGGTGGATTTTCTGGTGGATGTGTGGGAACAAGAGGGGCTTTTCGATTGA
- the LOC140816798 gene encoding uncharacterized protein isoform X4 has product MHGSRGCLGCCVKPPLVISVDEPSKGLKIQGQRVKKHNLTEDFWSTSSGTMDHSAFQSHRSISSISTSNQTFDAHSSAGSSNHPSDFVNPGLLLWNQTRQQWIGNKRSQKHVQEPKLSWNATYESLLGTNKPFPQPIPLAEMVDFLVDVWEQEGLFD; this is encoded by the exons ATGCATGGG AGCAGAGGTTGCCTAGGATGTTGTGTCAAACCACCACTTGTGATTTCTGTGGATGAACCATCCAAAGGTCTGAAAATTCAAGGTCAACGAGTAAAGAAACATAATTTGACAGAGGATTTCTGGAGCACCAGTTCAGGTACCATGGACCATAGTGCCTTCCAGTCCCATAGAAGTATCTCGTCAATCAGTACTTCAAATCAAACCTTTGATGCTCACAGCAGTGCTGGCAGTTCAAACCACCCTTCCGATTTTGTTAATCCTG GTCTTCTTCTCTGGAatcaaacaagacaacagtggATTGGAAATAAGCGATCTCAAAAGCATGTACAAGAACCAAAATTGAG TTGGAATGCAACGTATGAAAGTTTGCTTGGGACCAACAAGCCTTTCCCCCAGCCTATCCCATTGGCG GAAATGGTGGATTTTCTGGTGGATGTGTGGGAACAAGAGGGGCTTTTCGATTGA
- the LOC140816798 gene encoding uncharacterized protein isoform X1, with product MARFVCDRYCLETEILEKIRPLYLSFGCLKKYLLSLIVLIIESLKDKWKEMFRSRGCLGCCVKPPLVISVDEPSKGLKIQGQRVKKHNLTEDFWSTSSGTMDHSAFQSHRSISSISTSNQTFDAHSSAGSSNHPSDFVNPGLLLWNQTRQQWIGNKRSQKHVQEPKLSWNATYESLLGTNKPFPQPIPLAEMVDFLVDVWEQEGLFD from the exons ATGGCAAGATTTGTATGTGATAGATATTGTTTGGAAACAgagattcttgagaaaattAGGCCTTTATATTTGTCCTTTGGGTGTTTGAAGAAGTATTTGCTATCTCTCATTGTGTTGATTATTGAAAGTTTGAAGGATAAATGGAAAGAAATGTTTCGT AGCAGAGGTTGCCTAGGATGTTGTGTCAAACCACCACTTGTGATTTCTGTGGATGAACCATCCAAAGGTCTGAAAATTCAAGGTCAACGAGTAAAGAAACATAATTTGACAGAGGATTTCTGGAGCACCAGTTCAGGTACCATGGACCATAGTGCCTTCCAGTCCCATAGAAGTATCTCGTCAATCAGTACTTCAAATCAAACCTTTGATGCTCACAGCAGTGCTGGCAGTTCAAACCACCCTTCCGATTTTGTTAATCCTG GTCTTCTTCTCTGGAatcaaacaagacaacagtggATTGGAAATAAGCGATCTCAAAAGCATGTACAAGAACCAAAATTGAG TTGGAATGCAACGTATGAAAGTTTGCTTGGGACCAACAAGCCTTTCCCCCAGCCTATCCCATTGGCG GAAATGGTGGATTTTCTGGTGGATGTGTGGGAACAAGAGGGGCTTTTCGATTGA
- the LOC140816216 gene encoding putative clathrin assembly protein At2g25430 has product MPPTTIRKAIGTVKDQASIGIAKVASNMAPELEVAIVKATSHDDDPASEKYIREILHLNSLSRGYVNACVVAISKRLGKTRDWIVALKCLMLIHRLLNDGDAVFQQEILYATRRGTRLLNLSDFRDEAHSNSWDHSTFVRTYALYLDQRLELMVYDRKQSGYGVEMRGFGSREDLPNYRSPPGSNRGYDDFNEIRDRQGYGMPRSQSSGDVRESAEGRKDLTPLREMKPERVLGKMGHLQRLLDRLLSCRPTGLAKNERMILVALYAMVKESFKFYADVCEVLAVLLDKFFDMEYQDCVKAFDAYGSAAKQIDELVGFYNWCKDVGVARSSEYPEVQKITSKLLETLGEFVRDRAKAMKSPERKVEIEPVAQGEELVSDVNEIKALPPPENYTPHPPPEPEMPKPIVQDTRDLVDLRDEGVTADDQGNKFALALFAGPVANNGTGSWEAFPSNGEPEVTSAWQNPASESGKADWELALVESASNLSKQKAAMGGGLDPLLLNGMYDQGVVRQHVSTTQLSGGSASSVVLPGPGTSKTPVLALPAPDGTVQAVGGDPFAASLSIPPPAYVQMSDMEKKQHLLSQEQMVWQQYSREGMQGQTSLHKIGATAQPYGMPPVNGPYGYHFMHY; this is encoded by the coding sequence ATGCCGCCGACCACGATTCGGAAAGCCATCGGGACGGTGAAGGACCAAGCCAGCATCGGGATCGCCAAGGTTGCCAGCAACATGGCGCCGGAGCTGGAAGTCGCCATAGTCAAAGCCACCAGTCACGATGATGACCCGGCATCCGAGAAGTATATTAGGGAAATTCTCCATTTGAACTCGCTCTCTCGTGGTTATGTTAATGCTTGTGTTGTTGCTATATCTAAAAGATTGGGGAAGACTCGGGATTGGATCGTTGCCCTCAAGTGTTTGATGTTAATTCACCGTTTGCTCAACGACGGAGATGCTGTTTTCCAGCAGGAAATCTTGTATGCTACTAGAAGGGGGACTAGATTATTGAACTTGTCGGATTTCCGTGATGAGGCTCATTCCAATTCATGGGATCATTCCACATTTGTGAGAACCTATGCTCTGTACTTGGATCAGAGACTTGAGTTGATGGTTTATGATCGGAAACAGAGTGGATATGGGGTTGAAATGAGAGGATTTGGCAGTAGAGAGGATCTGCCTAATTATAGATCGCCCCCAGGATCAAACAGGGGATATGATGATTTCAATGAAATTCGGGACAGACAGGGTTATGGAATGCCCAGATCGCAGTCATCTGGGGACGTCAGAGAATCTGCTGAGGGGAGGAAAGATCTTACCCCACTGAGGGAAATGAAGCCGGAGAGGGTTCTTGGGAAGATGGGTCATTTGCAGAGACTGTTGGACCGGCTCTTGTCGTGTCGACCCACGGGTCTAGCCAAGAATGAGAGGATGATTCTGGTGGCACTGTATGCAATGGTCAAGGAGAGCTTCAAGTTCTATGCTGATGTGTGCGAGGTTCTGGCAGTACTTCTAGATAAGTTCTTTGATATGGAGTATCAAGATTGTGTGAAAGCTTTTGATGCCTATGGTAGCGCAGCTAAGCAGATTGATGAGCTGGTAGGATTCTATAATTGGTGCAAAGATGTAGGGGTGGCGAGGTCTTCCGAGTATCCAGAAGTGCAGAAGATTACTAGTAAGCTGCTGGAGACTTTGGGGGAGTTTGTGAGGGACAGGGCTAAGGCAATGAAGAGCCCTGAAAGAAAGGTGGAGATCGAGCCAGTTGCTCAAGGGGAGGAGCTGGTGTCTGATGTGAATGAGATCAAAGCATTGCCGCCTCCAGAAAACTATACCCCCCATCCACCACCTGAGCCAGAGATGCCTAAGCCCATTGTCCAAGATACTCGGGATTTAGTGGATCTACGGGATGAGGGAGTGACTGCTGATGATCAAGGCAATAAATTCGCTCTGGCGCTGTTTGCTGGGCCGGTGGCAAACAATGGGACTGGCTCGTGGGAAGCATTCCCTTCGAACGGAGAGCCAGAGGTGACTTCTGCTTGGCAAAATCCTGCATCCGAGAGTGGAAAGGCTGATTGGGAACTAGCCCTGGTCGAGTCTGCCAGTAATTTGTCCAAGCAGAAGGCTGCAATGGGCGGGGGACTGGATCCTTTACTGTTGAATGGTATGTACGATCAGGGAGTGGTTCGGCAACACGTGAGCACGACTCAATTGAGTGGTGGCAGTGCTAGCAGTGTGGTATTGCCAGGTCCTGGAACAAGCAAAACTCCAGTGTTAGCACTCCCTGCACCAGATGGAACAGTCCAGGCTGTCGGAGGAGATCCATTTGCTGCATCTTTGAGCATTCCCCCGCCAGCATATGTGCAGATGTCGGATATGGAAAAGAAGCAGCACTTGTTATCTCAGGAGCAGATGGTATGGCAACAATATTCGAGAGAAGGCATGCAAGGTCAAACCAGTTTGCACAAGATCGGTGCCACCGCACAGCCTTATGGAATGCCACCAGTAAATGGACCTTATGGGTATCACTTCATGCATTACTGA